In Polynucleobacter sp. MWH-S4W17, a genomic segment contains:
- a CDS encoding ABC transporter substrate-binding protein yields the protein MKQKVTNQTRRKMLIGGAAAASTPLWLNVANAQTDTIKIGFPTPLTGPFSAEAQDQVKAAELAIKEFNDAGGLNGRKAELLVRDTKLNAGEAATRTLELIEKDKVNFVVGSLSAATQLSINAVCKERKVLFNSISQSDAINEAKDWSVYTFHEALNPTMTAGAVARYSIPRFGKKIVFLTADYAYGHEMVRAFERAGKEMGATTLADIRHPLGTSDYSAFLPRIKALNPDILVLCNFGRDLVNSAKQCTDFGLKSSMKIVAPVLLYTSRIAGGAEAFEGIAGGTSYYWGLEDRIPQAKAFNDAYRKAYNGSVPSDYGALGYAGVKSVLASVKIAKSSDTMKVVAAMENLKYDWYKGPEYYRKCDHQAVQSVIIIESKSKDMKDKYDVFKILTIEPTTEKNMRSCAELGHKA from the coding sequence ATGAAACAAAAAGTAACGAATCAAACAAGACGCAAGATGTTAATTGGTGGAGCCGCAGCAGCAAGCACCCCACTTTGGTTAAACGTGGCAAATGCTCAGACTGACACTATTAAGATCGGCTTTCCAACGCCGTTGACAGGACCCTTCTCAGCAGAAGCTCAGGATCAGGTGAAGGCGGCTGAATTAGCCATCAAAGAATTTAACGATGCAGGCGGCCTTAACGGACGTAAGGCAGAGCTTCTAGTGAGAGACACCAAGCTCAACGCTGGAGAAGCCGCAACTCGTACTTTGGAGTTGATTGAAAAAGACAAAGTTAACTTTGTCGTTGGCTCACTTTCAGCGGCAACACAACTTTCTATCAACGCCGTTTGCAAAGAGCGTAAAGTTCTCTTTAACTCCATTAGTCAATCTGATGCAATTAACGAAGCGAAAGACTGGAGTGTTTATACATTCCACGAAGCACTAAACCCAACAATGACTGCTGGCGCTGTAGCACGTTACTCTATTCCACGTTTTGGAAAGAAGATTGTGTTCTTAACAGCTGACTATGCTTACGGCCATGAAATGGTGCGCGCGTTTGAGCGTGCTGGTAAAGAAATGGGTGCTACAACCCTGGCTGATATTCGCCATCCATTGGGCACATCAGATTATTCAGCATTCTTACCGCGTATCAAAGCCTTGAATCCAGATATTTTAGTTTTATGCAACTTTGGACGTGACCTGGTGAATTCAGCAAAGCAGTGTACTGATTTTGGTTTGAAATCCAGCATGAAAATTGTGGCGCCTGTTTTGCTCTACACCTCACGCATTGCCGGTGGAGCAGAAGCATTTGAAGGCATTGCTGGTGGAACCTCCTACTATTGGGGTCTGGAGGATCGTATCCCGCAAGCAAAAGCATTTAACGATGCCTACAGAAAAGCATACAACGGCTCCGTTCCTTCTGATTACGGTGCATTAGGTTATGCAGGCGTTAAAAGCGTACTTGCATCAGTCAAAATTGCAAAATCTAGCGACACTATGAAGGTGGTCGCTGCAATGGAAAATCTCAAGTATGACTGGTACAAGGGTCCCGAATACTATCGTAAATGCGATCATCAAGCAGTTCAATCTGTCATCATCATCGAGTCAAAATCAAAAGATATGAAAGATAAGTATGACGTCTTCAAGATTTTGACGATTGAACCTACTACAGAGAAAAACATGCGTTCTTGTGCAGAGCTAGGTCACAAGGCCTAA
- a CDS encoding FAD binding domain-containing protein: MAKILVVGGSLGGLFVANILLRQGHDVTLLEKTIGSLDGRGAGIVTHDALAEALRAAGVTVDETLGVPVTKRVTLGADGQSLGEMELPQVLTSWSRLYHMLKESFPSERYLQGKTVKSVTQDANAVKVLCEDGSQHDAELLIASDGIRSAVRAQVAPKIQPEYAGYIAWRGVCDEACLSRNTLETLFNRFGFCLPNGEQMLGYPVAGSGNDTRPGKRRYNFVWYRPASEHEELVSLLTDDDGHHYPTGIPPLKVSWKHIARMRKVAQEILAPQYAEILEKTAAPFLQAIYDVRSEQIVFGRIALMGDAAFVGRPHVGMGVTKAADEAIVIAKHIAAHGATPAALNAYSEERLELGQQVVARAQYLGRYMQAQGSKGNRDNEKLKRNADTVMAETAIDISDLLAQGKAVPESAH, encoded by the coding sequence ATGGCAAAAATTCTAGTTGTAGGCGGCTCTCTTGGTGGTTTATTCGTGGCAAATATTTTGCTGCGCCAAGGGCATGACGTTACTTTGCTAGAAAAGACTATTGGATCCTTGGACGGTCGTGGCGCCGGCATTGTCACCCATGATGCTTTGGCTGAAGCACTACGCGCTGCTGGAGTGACTGTTGATGAAACACTCGGCGTACCCGTGACTAAGCGTGTCACTTTGGGTGCTGACGGTCAAAGCCTTGGTGAAATGGAGTTACCTCAAGTATTAACCTCTTGGAGCCGCCTTTATCACATGCTCAAAGAAAGTTTTCCAAGCGAGCGCTACCTTCAAGGCAAGACAGTGAAGTCGGTTACGCAAGATGCGAACGCCGTAAAGGTACTTTGTGAAGATGGCAGTCAGCATGACGCAGAGCTACTCATTGCATCCGATGGCATACGCTCTGCAGTGCGAGCGCAAGTCGCACCAAAGATTCAACCTGAATATGCAGGCTATATAGCTTGGCGTGGCGTGTGTGACGAAGCCTGCCTATCAAGGAACACTCTAGAGACTCTATTCAATCGCTTTGGCTTTTGTTTGCCCAATGGCGAGCAAATGCTGGGTTATCCAGTTGCTGGTTCTGGCAATGACACGCGTCCAGGCAAGCGTCGCTATAACTTTGTTTGGTATCGCCCAGCCTCAGAGCATGAGGAGTTGGTAAGCCTTCTTACAGACGATGATGGTCATCACTACCCTACCGGCATCCCACCACTCAAAGTGTCTTGGAAGCATATCGCTCGCATGCGAAAAGTGGCGCAGGAGATCTTGGCACCCCAATATGCAGAAATATTAGAAAAAACAGCCGCACCATTTTTACAAGCCATTTATGACGTGCGCTCCGAACAAATTGTCTTTGGCAGAATCGCACTCATGGGCGATGCCGCTTTTGTTGGTAGGCCGCACGTAGGTATGGGTGTTACCAAGGCCGCTGATGAGGCAATAGTGATTGCAAAGCATATTGCCGCACATGGCGCTACCCCAGCAGCGCTCAACGCATACAGCGAAGAGCGCTTAGAGCTAGGCCAACAAGTAGTGGCTAGAGCCCAATATTTGGGTCGCTATATGCAAGCCCAAGGAAGTAAGGGCAATAGGGATAACGAGAAGTTAAAAAGAAATGCCGATACTGTGATGGCGGAAACCGCGATTGATATCAGCGATCTATTAGCTCAAGGGAAAGCAGTGCCTGAATCTGCGCATTAA
- a CDS encoding glyoxalase, giving the protein MSNLSLNHFSIRSLEIEKTTEFFSKLLGLTVGPRPEFPFPGVWLYNGDESSWANAVLHLIAIDKNDLNGLKKYLGERDPSTLHGSGAVDHIAFFATGLEEKIALLKKLNVSYRERTVPVLKLHQIFLDDPNGVVIELNYPAEEKAALDAKAA; this is encoded by the coding sequence ATGTCTAATCTAAGCCTAAATCACTTCTCCATCCGCAGTCTAGAGATTGAAAAAACGACTGAATTTTTTAGCAAGCTCCTTGGCTTAACTGTTGGTCCAAGACCTGAGTTTCCTTTCCCAGGCGTCTGGCTATACAACGGTGATGAGAGTAGTTGGGCTAATGCAGTCTTGCACCTCATTGCTATCGACAAAAATGATCTGAACGGACTGAAAAAATATTTAGGTGAACGCGACCCCAGCACACTCCATGGATCTGGCGCAGTAGATCACATTGCTTTTTTTGCGACCGGCCTAGAAGAAAAAATTGCTCTCCTAAAGAAACTCAATGTTTCTTATCGCGAGCGCACTGTACCTGTCCTGAAGCTCCACCAAATCTTTTTGGATGATCCTAATGGTGTAGTTATTGAACTCAACTACCCAGCTGAAGAAAAAGCAGCCCTGGATGCAAAAGCGGCTTAG
- a CDS encoding TetR/AcrR family transcriptional regulator: MRFTEDSVSSPNTAESSEGSLAPIRKRMGTAERKRQILDSAIQFFARNGIDGQLRNLSKELGITHTLLYHYFPTKDALIQEVYKEVFESRWKPEWEELLDDDSLTPEEKFNAFYLDYSNTVLTYDFVRILIFSGLSDHSISDRFFELLRTRLLPRLIRETRKYCGRSDASKPTQRELEFLMGLHGGVFYIGMRRWIYGQAIYAAESPNTEQEIIRDRVQSYLHSAKSLFA, translated from the coding sequence ATGCGTTTTACTGAAGATAGTGTTTCCAGCCCAAATACTGCTGAAAGTTCAGAGGGCTCTTTGGCGCCCATCCGAAAAAGAATGGGTACAGCCGAGCGGAAACGCCAAATATTGGATAGCGCTATTCAGTTCTTTGCCAGAAATGGTATCGATGGCCAATTAAGAAATTTATCCAAAGAGTTGGGTATCACTCACACCCTGCTCTATCACTACTTCCCCACCAAAGATGCGCTGATTCAAGAAGTCTATAAAGAGGTCTTTGAATCTCGCTGGAAGCCAGAGTGGGAAGAACTGCTGGATGATGATTCCCTTACTCCCGAAGAAAAATTCAATGCGTTCTATTTGGACTACTCCAACACAGTCTTAACTTATGACTTTGTGCGCATTTTGATTTTTTCTGGCTTAAGTGATCACTCTATTAGCGATCGCTTCTTCGAGCTCTTGCGCACGCGCTTATTACCAAGACTCATTCGCGAAACTCGCAAGTATTGCGGCAGGTCTGATGCATCAAAGCCCACCCAGCGTGAACTTGAATTTCTCATGGGATTGCATGGTGGCGTTTTCTATATCGGCATGAGACGTTGGATCTACGGGCAAGCCATCTATGCCGCCGAAAGCCCCAATACAGAACAAGAGATCATTCGCGACCGAGTGCAGTCTTACCTTCACTCTGCTAAATCACTGTTTGCTTAA
- a CDS encoding CoxG family protein: MELNGEQLISAPIPEVWKGLNDIDVLAKSIPGCEEISRISPEEIHAKVMFKIGPVRARFAGKLLLSDIIPDQSCSMAFEGSGGAAGFAKGKSRVELKQAEGGTLVSYTTEASIGGKLGQIGGRLISASAKKIADDFFQKFAKELGGETVALESDAGGK; this comes from the coding sequence ATGGAATTAAATGGCGAGCAACTCATATCCGCTCCAATCCCTGAAGTATGGAAGGGTTTGAACGATATTGACGTGTTAGCCAAGTCCATTCCTGGCTGCGAGGAGATTAGTCGCATCTCCCCAGAAGAGATTCATGCCAAGGTGATGTTCAAAATTGGACCCGTTAGAGCCCGTTTTGCAGGGAAATTGCTCCTAAGTGACATTATCCCGGACCAGTCTTGTTCTATGGCCTTTGAAGGGTCTGGTGGGGCGGCAGGGTTTGCCAAAGGTAAGTCACGAGTGGAGCTAAAGCAAGCCGAAGGAGGTACTTTGGTCTCTTATACGACGGAAGCCTCGATTGGCGGCAAGTTAGGTCAAATTGGCGGTCGCTTAATTAGCGCATCGGCAAAAAAGATTGCAGATGATTTTTTTCAGAAATTTGCAAAAGAATTAGGCGGGGAGACAGTGGCATTGGAGTCAGACGCTGGCGGTAAATAA
- a CDS encoding xanthine dehydrogenase family protein subunit M, whose protein sequence is MKSAAFDYVKPKRLQEALSLLEQGGDDAQLIAGGQTLLATLNMRLSEPKVLIDITDIAELKGISVVGDSLRIGALVTHTEIEDSELVAKHAPLLKAAAPHIAHRAIRNLGTWGGSLAYGDPAAEWPACSLTLCATMVIHGPAGERRISANDFFIDLYTTSLEPDEILVATEIPMASKQAVFYFHELARRHGDYAVAGLAAVAEKQGDVLTHCAFTFFSVGATPVMATKAQDLINGQKLNVELITKAVAEARNEIEAIADITNSAEAKQHLIGVLLERGLKHMIA, encoded by the coding sequence ATGAAATCTGCAGCATTCGATTATGTAAAGCCCAAAAGACTACAAGAGGCATTATCTTTGCTTGAGCAGGGCGGCGATGATGCGCAATTAATTGCGGGTGGGCAAACTTTATTGGCCACGTTGAATATGCGTTTGTCTGAGCCCAAAGTGTTAATCGATATTACTGATATCGCTGAGCTCAAAGGTATTTCGGTTGTTGGCGATAGTTTGCGTATTGGCGCTCTAGTGACCCATACTGAAATTGAAGATTCAGAATTAGTTGCAAAACATGCGCCACTTTTAAAAGCTGCCGCTCCACATATTGCCCATCGCGCTATTCGTAATCTTGGCACTTGGGGAGGCTCACTGGCATACGGTGACCCAGCCGCCGAATGGCCCGCTTGTAGCTTGACTCTGTGTGCCACTATGGTGATTCATGGTCCAGCGGGCGAGCGCCGAATTTCTGCAAACGATTTTTTCATTGACTTGTATACGACCTCATTAGAGCCCGATGAAATTCTCGTGGCGACTGAGATTCCAATGGCAAGCAAGCAAGCAGTTTTCTATTTTCATGAGCTGGCTAGGCGTCATGGCGACTACGCGGTTGCTGGTTTAGCTGCAGTTGCAGAGAAGCAGGGTGATGTTTTGACTCATTGCGCCTTTACATTCTTTTCTGTTGGCGCTACGCCAGTAATGGCAACTAAAGCGCAGGATTTAATCAATGGCCAAAAACTCAACGTTGAGTTAATTACCAAGGCCGTAGCCGAAGCGCGTAATGAAATCGAAGCCATTGCAGACATTACCAACAGCGCAGAAGCGAAACAACATTTAATTGGTGTATTGCTTGAGCGTGGACTCAAGCACATGATTGCTTAA
- a CDS encoding (2Fe-2S)-binding protein, translated as MSLKKKISMTVNGRLVNAEIEPRRHLVDFLREDLHLKGPHLGCEQGACGACTVKVDGQIIRGCLFLAVQADGSVVETVEGLTKNGVLTDLQESFMRHNAMQCGFCSSGMLLAAAELIEKQPKATREQVREWISGNYCRCTGYHSIVDAIVDVLDARAKGQKIKPVLADA; from the coding sequence ATGAGTTTGAAGAAAAAAATTTCAATGACCGTGAATGGTCGACTCGTCAATGCAGAGATTGAGCCACGCAGACATTTGGTGGATTTCTTACGTGAAGATTTACATTTAAAAGGCCCTCACTTGGGTTGCGAGCAGGGCGCGTGCGGAGCTTGTACCGTCAAGGTAGATGGACAAATCATTCGCGGATGCCTATTTCTGGCAGTACAGGCCGATGGCAGCGTAGTCGAGACCGTGGAAGGTCTAACTAAAAACGGTGTTTTGACTGATCTGCAAGAATCTTTCATGCGCCACAACGCTATGCAGTGTGGCTTCTGCTCCTCTGGCATGTTGTTAGCTGCAGCAGAGTTGATTGAGAAACAACCAAAAGCAACGCGCGAACAAGTGCGCGAATGGATCTCAGGTAATTATTGTCGTTGCACTGGTTACCACTCTATCGTCGATGCAATCGTCGATGTATTGGATGCTCGTGCCAAGGGTCAAAAAATTAAACCTGTCCTTGCTGACGCTTAA
- a CDS encoding xanthine dehydrogenase family protein molybdopterin-binding subunit: protein MNKPSDLKGMVLDPVTNDQRYIGHSEPRHGARRLLEGQGTYIDDIQLPRMAHVVFWRSPVAHMKIGKIHTEHASKMPGVLAVVDGVQMAKICKPWVATLGHLAGMKSAPQHALAIDRACWQGEPVVAVVAETRAQAEDALQHIDVEWEELPAVVSMETALDADTPVIHPDLGDNLCFTRTLDVGNVEEVFATADVVAEATFGFGRHTGVTLEPRCQIADYNPGDRRLTVYHSQQAPHMMQDLYCRQFGLSESDVHVICKDVGGSFGIKVHAYPDDFATVGLAMMLERPVKFVADRLESFTSDIHAREHRIKGRIAANKAGDILAFEIDDLTAIGPYSMFPRTSAIEGNQVVNLVGGPYKHQNYRAKLNVVFQNKTPTCQYRGVGHPIACAVTEGLVDLAAQKLQMDPLEFRKRNVIPDDAYPCSGISGIKLEVLSHEQCLRTIEKMMDYSALRKEQAELRKKGIYRGIGFATLIELTNPSPAFYGVGGARIASQDGATVRMDPSGVVSVLIGVGEQGQGTEGIYTQIAADAVGVSIDQVRVITGDTDVTPYGGGTWASRGAGVGGEAVLLASQALQENIIKLAGAILNRPVAELTARRGYILDKATGEQLLPFGEVGRVGYFRTDTLPAGFSADLMVTRHYTQKEYPFIFTNGVQASYVEVDPDTGFVKLLKHWAVEDCGRVINPMLVNEQVRGAIVQGIGGVLFEECLYDESGLLRNGSMADYLVPMANEMPDIEVAHVETPTQSSKLGAKGAGEAGTAGAPGAVQNAINDALAPLNASVFDQPITCEKILRALKKI, encoded by the coding sequence ATGAATAAGCCAAGTGATTTAAAAGGAATGGTGCTCGATCCCGTAACAAATGATCAGCGATATATAGGCCATAGCGAACCAAGACATGGGGCTCGTCGTCTGCTTGAAGGTCAGGGCACTTACATTGACGATATTCAATTGCCTCGTATGGCGCATGTGGTGTTCTGGCGTTCCCCGGTAGCACACATGAAAATCGGCAAAATTCATACAGAGCATGCCAGTAAGATGCCTGGTGTTCTTGCAGTTGTAGATGGCGTGCAAATGGCGAAAATTTGCAAGCCTTGGGTAGCCACTTTGGGCCACCTAGCTGGTATGAAGTCTGCCCCTCAACACGCCTTAGCAATTGATCGTGCTTGTTGGCAGGGTGAGCCGGTGGTGGCGGTAGTTGCAGAAACTAGAGCGCAGGCGGAAGATGCTCTGCAGCATATCGATGTTGAGTGGGAAGAGTTGCCGGCGGTCGTTTCCATGGAAACCGCGCTTGATGCAGATACTCCGGTTATTCATCCCGACCTTGGCGACAATTTATGCTTCACCCGTACTTTAGATGTCGGTAATGTGGAAGAAGTATTTGCAACTGCTGACGTGGTAGCAGAAGCTACTTTTGGATTTGGGCGCCATACCGGCGTAACACTTGAGCCGCGCTGTCAGATTGCAGATTACAACCCAGGCGATCGTCGCCTCACTGTGTACCATTCGCAACAAGCGCCACACATGATGCAAGATCTATATTGTCGTCAGTTTGGGCTTTCGGAATCAGATGTGCATGTCATTTGTAAGGATGTGGGCGGATCATTTGGTATTAAGGTGCATGCCTATCCAGATGACTTTGCTACCGTAGGGCTTGCCATGATGCTTGAGCGCCCGGTGAAGTTTGTTGCAGACCGTCTTGAATCATTTACCAGTGATATTCATGCGCGTGAGCATCGTATTAAAGGACGTATAGCTGCCAATAAGGCAGGCGATATATTGGCTTTTGAGATCGATGATCTGACTGCAATTGGCCCATACTCCATGTTCCCTAGAACTAGCGCTATTGAAGGCAATCAAGTCGTGAACTTGGTCGGTGGTCCTTACAAGCATCAAAACTATCGCGCTAAGCTGAATGTCGTTTTTCAGAATAAAACACCCACTTGTCAGTATCGTGGGGTAGGTCATCCGATTGCTTGTGCTGTGACCGAAGGTTTAGTGGATTTGGCTGCGCAAAAATTACAAATGGATCCGCTCGAGTTTCGTAAACGTAACGTCATTCCGGATGATGCTTATCCTTGCTCTGGAATTTCTGGAATTAAGTTGGAAGTTCTCTCACATGAGCAATGTTTGCGAACAATCGAAAAGATGATGGATTATTCTGCATTGCGTAAAGAGCAGGCTGAGTTGCGCAAAAAAGGGATCTATCGCGGCATTGGGTTTGCAACATTAATTGAGCTAACCAATCCAAGCCCTGCTTTCTATGGCGTAGGAGGTGCTCGCATTGCCTCTCAGGATGGCGCTACCGTTCGCATGGATCCTAGTGGTGTGGTTTCAGTCTTGATTGGTGTTGGTGAACAAGGTCAAGGTACTGAAGGTATCTATACCCAGATTGCGGCTGATGCTGTCGGTGTTTCAATCGACCAAGTGCGCGTTATTACTGGTGATACCGATGTGACTCCTTACGGCGGTGGCACGTGGGCTTCACGTGGAGCAGGTGTTGGCGGTGAAGCGGTTCTCTTGGCTTCTCAAGCCCTACAAGAAAATATTATTAAACTGGCGGGCGCCATTTTGAATCGGCCTGTTGCAGAACTCACTGCGCGTCGTGGATACATCTTAGATAAAGCGACTGGTGAGCAATTGTTGCCGTTTGGTGAAGTGGGTAGAGTAGGTTATTTCCGCACTGATACTTTACCGGCAGGATTTTCTGCAGATCTCATGGTGACACGTCACTACACTCAAAAGGAATACCCATTTATCTTTACGAATGGGGTCCAAGCATCTTATGTTGAGGTTGACCCAGACACAGGCTTTGTAAAGTTATTGAAGCATTGGGCGGTAGAGGATTGTGGACGCGTTATCAATCCAATGTTGGTCAATGAACAAGTGCGCGGTGCAATCGTTCAAGGTATTGGCGGCGTTCTGTTTGAAGAGTGCCTCTATGACGAAAGTGGTTTGTTGCGCAATGGCAGCATGGCAGATTACTTAGTGCCGATGGCTAATGAGATGCCGGATATTGAGGTTGCTCACGTTGAGACGCCTACCCAATCTTCCAAATTGGGTGCTAAAGGGGCGGGTGAGGCTGGTACGGCCGGAGCGCCAGGTGCAGTTCAAAACGCTATTAATGATGCCTTGGCGCCATTAAATGCATCCGTCTTTGATCAGCCCATCACCTGCGAAAAGATCCTGCGGGCTCTCAAGAAAATCTAA
- a CDS encoding 3-hydroxybutyrate dehydrogenase: protein MSTLKGKTALVTGSTSGIGLGMAIALAKQGVNIMVNGFGEKDEAIAQIKACGVGVDYHGADMSKPAEIEDLIRQTEKRFGSLDILINNAGIQYTANIEEFPTDKWDAIIAINLSSAFHTTHHALPGMKKRNWGRIINIASVHGLVASTQKAAYVAAKHGIVGLTKVTALENARTGITCNAICPGWVLTPLVQKQVDARAEREGISNEAAKIALVSEKQPSGEFVSPEQLAALAVFLCGPDASEVRGVAWNMDGGWTAQ, encoded by the coding sequence ATGTCCACATTAAAAGGTAAAACAGCACTAGTTACTGGTTCCACTAGCGGTATTGGCTTAGGAATGGCTATTGCACTGGCTAAACAAGGCGTCAACATCATGGTCAATGGTTTTGGCGAGAAAGATGAAGCCATTGCTCAAATTAAAGCTTGCGGAGTAGGGGTTGATTACCATGGCGCAGACATGAGCAAGCCCGCTGAGATCGAAGATCTAATTAGGCAAACAGAGAAGCGTTTTGGTTCGCTGGATATCTTAATCAATAATGCTGGCATTCAATACACTGCAAACATTGAAGAATTTCCAACAGATAAGTGGGATGCCATCATCGCCATTAACTTAAGTTCAGCATTTCACACAACACACCATGCCTTGCCTGGTATGAAAAAACGTAACTGGGGCCGCATTATTAATATCGCCTCAGTACATGGCCTAGTAGCTTCTACTCAGAAGGCTGCCTATGTTGCTGCAAAACATGGCATTGTTGGATTAACCAAAGTAACGGCCTTGGAAAATGCTCGCACTGGTATTACTTGTAATGCAATTTGTCCGGGCTGGGTTCTTACTCCATTGGTTCAGAAACAGGTAGATGCTCGTGCAGAACGCGAAGGCATTTCCAATGAGGCCGCTAAGATTGCCTTGGTATCCGAAAAGCAGCCATCTGGAGAGTTTGTGAGCCCAGAGCAATTGGCAGCCTTGGCGGTTTTCCTATGTGGGCCAGATGCCTCTGAAGTGCGTGGAGTAGCTTGGAATATGGATGGTGGTTGGACTGCTCAATAA
- a CDS encoding superoxide dismutase: MEHTLPQLPYALDALAPYISKETLEYHYGKHHQAYVTNLNNLIKGTEFENSSLEDIIKKSTAGVFNNAAQVWNHTFYWSSMKPNGGGAPSGPLADAINAKWGSFDKFKEEFTKCAVGTFGSGWAWLVKKADGSLDLASTSNAATPLTTDAKPLMTCDVWEHAYYIDTRNARPKYVENFWNVVNWDFASQNFA; this comes from the coding sequence ATGGAACATACCTTACCTCAGTTGCCATATGCACTCGATGCTTTGGCCCCATATATCTCTAAGGAAACTTTGGAGTATCACTATGGCAAACATCACCAGGCTTATGTCACTAATTTAAATAATTTGATTAAAGGGACTGAGTTTGAAAATTCATCTCTTGAAGACATCATTAAGAAATCTACAGCCGGTGTATTTAATAACGCTGCACAGGTCTGGAACCATACCTTTTATTGGTCAAGCATGAAGCCAAATGGTGGTGGAGCACCTAGCGGCCCATTGGCTGATGCTATCAATGCCAAGTGGGGCTCATTTGATAAATTCAAAGAAGAATTTACAAAGTGTGCTGTAGGAACTTTTGGCTCAGGCTGGGCATGGCTGGTTAAAAAAGCAGATGGTAGTCTTGATCTTGCTTCCACTAGTAATGCTGCAACGCCTCTCACCACAGATGCTAAGCCATTAATGACATGTGATGTTTGGGAGCATGCCTACTATATTGATACACGTAATGCACGTCCAAAATATGTAGAAAATTTTTGGAATGTAGTGAATTGGGATTTTGCTAGCCAAAATTTTGCTTAA
- a CDS encoding urate hydroxylase PuuD, with product MTSILTSLGRTIFAGFVLLALIILALGGNFSSAELPFVFRWLHVMCGVMWIGLLWYFNFVQIPSMPKIPDEQKPAIGKVIAPAALFWFRYAALFTVLTGLIVAALNGYLHQAFTLQAPFRAIGLGMWIALVMAINVWFIIWPNQKRALGIVAVEADVKAKSARVAMLTSRLNTLLSVPMLFLMVAQSHNTTWFVIVS from the coding sequence ATGACATCAATCTTGACCTCTTTGGGACGCACTATTTTTGCCGGTTTTGTCCTGCTCGCCCTTATTATTTTGGCTTTAGGCGGCAACTTTAGTTCTGCTGAACTTCCGTTTGTCTTCCGCTGGTTGCACGTGATGTGCGGTGTGATGTGGATTGGTTTGCTCTGGTACTTTAACTTTGTGCAGATTCCATCAATGCCAAAGATTCCCGATGAGCAAAAGCCAGCGATTGGCAAAGTCATTGCTCCAGCAGCATTGTTCTGGTTTCGTTACGCGGCTTTGTTTACTGTGCTAACGGGTTTGATTGTGGCCGCTTTAAATGGTTACCTTCATCAAGCCTTCACATTGCAAGCCCCGTTCCGCGCAATCGGTTTAGGTATGTGGATTGCCTTGGTAATGGCTATTAACGTTTGGTTCATTATTTGGCCAAATCAAAAGCGCGCTCTTGGTATCGTTGCTGTTGAAGCTGACGTTAAGGCAAAATCTGCTCGCGTTGCGATGTTGACATCCCGTTTGAATACATTGCTATCCGTACCAATGTTGTTCTTGATGGTTGCTCAATCACACAACACTACATGGTTCGTGATCGTTTCTTAA
- a CDS encoding DUF1080 domain-containing protein, whose protein sequence is MPMPVYSQAIITTLGSAFSMTNGSDLSAWKMNGGRNGNASWQVDNKEIQVTQGQGLLVSRLSVPDFQMAFDYWVSDKAQATVFFRCANPGDINTDTAYEVALVNQAGGSGAGSILSLNKVKPTKVANQWNHMQISAIGTELSITLNGVTHQVSDTRFNAGPIAMNYMGGELRLKNIYLTIPGRW, encoded by the coding sequence ATGCCTATGCCCGTATATTCGCAGGCCATCATTACTACTCTTGGGTCAGCATTTTCTATGACTAATGGCTCCGATCTTTCTGCATGGAAAATGAATGGAGGTAGGAATGGAAATGCAAGTTGGCAGGTTGATAATAAAGAGATACAAGTAACGCAAGGTCAGGGCCTTTTGGTATCACGTTTAAGCGTTCCTGATTTTCAAATGGCATTTGATTATTGGGTTTCCGACAAAGCGCAAGCGACAGTATTTTTTCGTTGTGCCAACCCAGGTGACATAAATACGGACACAGCTTATGAGGTAGCCTTAGTTAACCAGGCAGGTGGTTCTGGTGCCGGCTCAATTTTGTCGCTCAATAAAGTGAAGCCAACAAAGGTGGCTAATCAATGGAATCACATGCAGATTAGCGCCATTGGAACAGAGCTTTCAATCACTTTGAATGGGGTAACGCATCAAGTGAGCGACACTCGATTCAACGCAGGACCAATTGCAATGAACTATATGGGCGGGGAGTTGCGTTTAAAAAATATTTACCTCACCATCCCTGGCAGATGGTGA